Proteins from one Candidatus Nomurabacteria bacterium genomic window:
- a CDS encoding phosphomannomutase/phosphoglucomutase codes for MTMTLQADYKRAFKDADIRAIYPTEIDDELVYFVARAFVEEFKYKKVLVARDMRLSTPALHAAFVKGATDSGADVIDLGQVHTPALYFASGTMNLPGVMITASHSPKQYNGLKLVHAQAIPLTEKYGLGAIRRRIERGKFIDAAKRGKVTSKNVLKAYQKFVLKGYQAKKLDGIKIAADAGNGMASVLLPLLQEKLPAKFDVMFGKLDGSFPNRGSDPTLYDHQKPLRDRLQKKKYDFGVAFDGDSDRIAFLDENGRYINSAVIGGLIAEQFLKRQPKAKIGITGLTSRSFEEAVKQAGGKPVLMRVGHAFIKESMRKRDVLFAAEHSGHFYFKDYFYTDSVTLTLLAVLDAYAEAKKGGKTFSEMMAPHLEYEQTEDTIVMVKSKEVALAKTEQYLKSLKPKSLKKFDGYLVDFGEVWGMVKPSVTEFAIKMMFESKKKKDALRVQKEMVQFVKSVAKDVS; via the coding sequence ATGACAATGACACTACAAGCAGACTACAAACGAGCCTTTAAGGATGCTGATATCCGTGCGATCTATCCAACTGAAATTGATGATGAGTTGGTATATTTTGTGGCCCGTGCGTTTGTGGAAGAGTTTAAATACAAGAAAGTCCTCGTAGCCCGAGATATGCGCTTGTCGACACCAGCACTTCATGCTGCTTTTGTGAAAGGTGCGACCGATTCTGGAGCTGATGTGATCGACCTTGGACAAGTGCATACACCAGCACTCTATTTTGCTTCTGGCACCATGAACTTACCGGGTGTTATGATCACCGCCTCACACAGTCCGAAGCAGTACAACGGTCTCAAGCTCGTACATGCACAAGCGATCCCGCTCACCGAGAAGTATGGTCTCGGTGCCATTCGTCGGCGGATTGAGCGAGGGAAATTCATTGACGCTGCAAAGCGCGGCAAGGTAACGAGCAAGAATGTGCTCAAAGCGTATCAGAAGTTTGTACTGAAGGGTTATCAAGCCAAGAAACTCGATGGGATCAAGATCGCTGCCGATGCTGGTAACGGTATGGCGAGTGTACTGCTGCCGCTCCTTCAGGAGAAGCTCCCAGCTAAGTTTGATGTGATGTTCGGCAAGCTCGATGGCAGCTTCCCAAATCGCGGTTCTGACCCGACGCTGTATGATCATCAGAAGCCACTCCGCGATCGATTGCAGAAAAAGAAATATGATTTCGGCGTGGCGTTTGATGGAGACTCTGATCGCATCGCGTTTCTCGATGAAAACGGTCGCTACATCAATAGCGCGGTGATTGGTGGACTGATCGCAGAACAATTCTTAAAGCGTCAGCCAAAAGCGAAGATCGGTATCACTGGTCTCACGAGCCGGAGCTTTGAAGAAGCGGTTAAGCAGGCTGGTGGCAAGCCGGTCCTTATGCGCGTGGGACACGCGTTTATTAAGGAAAGTATGCGCAAGAGAGACGTGCTCTTTGCAGCTGAGCACTCAGGGCATTTCTACTTTAAGGATTATTTCTACACTGACTCGGTGACGCTCACGCTGCTGGCGGTGCTTGATGCCTACGCCGAAGCGAAGAAAGGAGGAAAGACTTTTAGTGAGATGATGGCACCGCATCTTGAGTACGAACAGACCGAAGACACGATTGTGATGGTGAAAAGCAAAGAGGTGGCGCTGGCGAAGACTGAACAGTATCTGAAGTCACTCAAACCAAAGTCGCTCAAGAAGTTTGACGGCTACCTTGTCGACTTTGGTGAGGTGTGGGGGATGGTGAAGCCGAGTGTGACGGAGTTTGCGATCAAGATGATGTTTGAATCGAAGAAAAAGAAAGACGCATTGAGGGTGCAGAAGGAGATGGTGCAGTTTGTGAAAAGTGTGGCGAAGGATGTTTCGTGA